A region from the Lentimonas sp. CC4 genome encodes:
- a CDS encoding ComEC/Rec2 family competence protein, whose product MQATTTARAPLLALLIGLVLGLILARHIDAPLPLLLSAALLGSIATLLLTRTQRLRKLWMLCFIISSVYCFWAYGHIRLPSTPPPDHLAMPEREAQLSLEIVRIMHLGERYGQPSGIARVLTAPTTSRMHPGDQVYFRMKLRTEAEPEDESALNFQRGLQLQTTGVLTPIQPPAKHADGNDFESYLKDIGVHYRFDRTGKLHTLREPAAFDQFCTTMNERFQETLRLGAPPESELPNVYVAMLLGRKIELTKAQIERYRMTGTMHFFAISGLHIGVIAAVIAQFLLLIRVPQVLRPFIGLPLLYLYVEITGSSPSAMRAFQMATFFWLSYALRRQRSPFAALIASAVFVLMINPNQLWSLGFQLSYTVVASILLFGLPLHERLTRHFHPYRWLPEEDWNRRQRAFAFLVDKVLMLFAISFSAWLASTPLSAGLFEFIAPGAILLNMLLVNLVAIAISGGVISLACATALMPPVAEFLNHSAWVVIYLMDKSVIFCAQIPGAILPSEGFPPSLSYASLAAYFTALLWFHHRSERLHSRAAMWLPPLVIISAVGAGLLTQ is encoded by the coding sequence ATGCAAGCAACGACTACAGCCAGAGCGCCACTGCTAGCGCTACTCATAGGACTGGTGCTCGGCCTCATTCTGGCACGTCATATCGACGCCCCGCTGCCACTGCTCCTCTCTGCTGCGCTGCTCGGGAGCATTGCGACGCTCTTACTCACACGCACCCAAAGGCTCCGCAAACTATGGATGCTGTGCTTCATCATCAGTTCGGTCTACTGCTTCTGGGCGTATGGGCACATTCGCCTCCCATCGACACCACCCCCCGATCATTTGGCGATGCCGGAACGCGAAGCACAGCTATCCCTTGAAATCGTGCGCATCATGCATCTCGGCGAGCGCTACGGTCAGCCAAGCGGAATCGCTCGCGTCCTCACTGCTCCCACTACCAGCCGCATGCATCCGGGTGACCAGGTCTACTTTAGAATGAAGTTGCGCACAGAAGCGGAGCCCGAAGATGAATCGGCACTCAACTTCCAGCGTGGATTACAGCTGCAAACCACTGGCGTGCTTACCCCGATCCAACCGCCAGCGAAGCACGCGGACGGCAACGATTTCGAATCCTACCTCAAAGATATTGGCGTGCATTACCGCTTCGATCGAACTGGTAAGCTCCACACCCTCCGTGAACCAGCAGCCTTTGATCAATTCTGCACGACGATGAATGAGCGCTTTCAGGAAACACTCCGCCTCGGCGCACCCCCCGAATCCGAACTACCGAATGTTTACGTCGCCATGCTGCTCGGGCGTAAAATCGAGCTCACCAAAGCACAAATAGAGCGCTACCGCATGACCGGCACCATGCACTTTTTCGCCATCAGCGGTCTACATATCGGCGTGATCGCAGCGGTGATTGCGCAATTTCTACTCCTGATTCGTGTGCCGCAGGTGCTGCGGCCATTCATCGGACTGCCACTCCTCTACTTGTATGTTGAAATCACGGGCAGTTCGCCCTCGGCCATGCGCGCCTTCCAAATGGCGACTTTTTTCTGGCTCAGTTACGCCCTTCGACGGCAACGTTCGCCCTTTGCGGCCTTGATTGCCTCGGCGGTCTTCGTGCTGATGATCAATCCGAACCAGCTCTGGAGCCTCGGATTTCAACTATCCTACACGGTCGTTGCTAGCATTTTACTATTCGGTCTGCCGCTGCACGAACGCTTAACACGCCACTTTCACCCCTACCGCTGGCTACCGGAAGAGGATTGGAACCGCCGCCAACGCGCCTTTGCCTTTTTGGTCGATAAAGTGCTTATGCTCTTTGCTATCAGCTTTTCTGCATGGCTGGCCAGCACTCCGCTCAGTGCAGGACTTTTCGAATTCATCGCTCCTGGTGCGATCCTGCTGAATATGCTACTTGTCAATTTGGTCGCCATCGCGATCAGCGGCGGGGTGATCTCACTCGCCTGTGCCACTGCACTCATGCCGCCGGTGGCCGAATTCCTTAACCACTCCGCGTGGGTCGTCATCTACCTGATGGATAAATCTGTAATCTTTTGTGCACAAATCCCCGGAGCCATTTTACCGAGCGAAGGATTTCCGCCCTCACTGAGCTACGCCTCACTGGCCGCCTACTTCACCGCACTCCTATGGTTCCACCATCGCTCGGAGCGATTGCACAGCCGTGCCGCTATGTGGCTCCCGCCACTGGTGATCATCAGCGCCGTTGGAGCAGGCCTACTGACACAGTAA
- a CDS encoding replication-associated recombination protein A, translated as MSANIEQAGFFDAEKDAPEGSVLRPLAVRMRPQNLSEIIGQDHIVGDGCLLPRLIQADNFGSLIFYGPPGCGKTSMAEVIAAETQSKFVRINAVLSNVAEMRDILRMARYEPDKRTILFIDEIHRFNKSQQDLLLPDVEAGNIRLIGATTHNPGFYVNPPLLSRSHLFRLEPVDVESVATVLERALLDAERGLGTHRCTADAAVYQAVADFSGGDLRRALNAMETLVLSQPLGSHIDADAVEVFARERQIRYDRDEDEHYDHASAMIKSIRGSDPDAALYWTFKMLQGGEDPRYIARRLTILASEDVGLANSHALTVAVAAFEAAEKVGMPECEYNLAHAVLYLATSPKSNSVTRAMHAVKKSLRDSPIQAVPLWLRDAHTKTNKALGHGDGYRYSHDYPSGVSGQEFMLQPQQFYVPGHSGAEAATAQRLEQLKKLKAEIQRRDGTEQD; from the coding sequence ATGTCTGCAAATATTGAACAGGCCGGCTTTTTTGATGCCGAGAAGGACGCTCCCGAAGGCTCGGTGCTGCGCCCCTTGGCGGTGCGAATGCGTCCGCAGAATCTTAGTGAAATCATCGGGCAGGATCATATTGTCGGCGATGGCTGCTTGCTGCCGCGTCTGATTCAGGCAGATAACTTTGGTAGTTTAATTTTTTATGGCCCTCCGGGCTGCGGTAAGACCTCGATGGCTGAGGTGATCGCTGCTGAGACGCAGAGTAAGTTTGTGCGGATTAACGCGGTGCTCTCGAATGTGGCCGAAATGCGTGATATCCTGCGCATGGCACGCTACGAGCCAGATAAACGCACGATTCTCTTCATCGATGAGATTCACCGCTTTAATAAATCGCAACAGGACTTACTCCTGCCCGACGTCGAAGCGGGTAACATTCGGCTGATCGGCGCAACGACGCACAATCCCGGGTTTTATGTGAACCCACCGCTATTGAGTCGTAGCCATTTGTTTCGACTAGAGCCAGTGGACGTTGAGTCGGTTGCGACGGTGCTGGAGCGCGCGTTGTTGGATGCCGAACGTGGCTTGGGCACACATCGTTGCACGGCTGATGCAGCCGTCTATCAGGCTGTGGCTGACTTTTCTGGAGGCGATTTACGCCGAGCGCTCAATGCGATGGAAACACTGGTGCTCAGCCAGCCCCTCGGCTCGCATATCGACGCCGATGCGGTGGAGGTCTTTGCCCGCGAGCGTCAGATTCGCTATGATCGGGACGAGGATGAGCATTACGATCATGCTTCGGCCATGATTAAGAGTATTCGCGGTTCCGATCCGGATGCGGCGCTCTATTGGACCTTTAAAATGCTGCAGGGCGGGGAAGATCCACGTTATATCGCGCGACGCCTGACGATTTTAGCCTCAGAGGACGTGGGGCTGGCAAATTCTCACGCACTGACGGTGGCCGTGGCGGCATTTGAGGCGGCAGAGAAAGTCGGTATGCCTGAGTGTGAGTATAATCTAGCGCATGCGGTGCTGTATTTGGCGACTTCGCCAAAAAGTAACTCGGTGACGCGTGCGATGCATGCAGTCAAAAAGTCGCTACGAGACAGTCCGATTCAAGCGGTTCCGCTCTGGTTGCGCGATGCACATACTAAGACAAACAAGGCGCTTGGGCATGGCGACGGCTATCGTTACAGTCACGATTATCCCTCGGGAGTCTCCGGTCAGGAGTTTATGTTACAGCCACAACAGTTTTATGTGCCCGGCCATTCGGGTGCGGAAGCTGCTACGGCTCAACGCCTAGAACAGTTAAAAAAACTTAAAGCGGAGATTCAGCGCCGAGATGGCACTGAGCAGGATTGA
- a CDS encoding phage holin family protein produces the protein MDFKQMLKSWVVVAFGVLIASNTASGIHYDSREALIIVVILLSACNVFIKPLLMLFSLPFIILTFGIGIWVINALLFLFVAALVSGFHVDSFGSALWGALVVSITSGMATLLFGSPNQRRRVNINVGRVGPTPTQNAGAQPRGRAEPRRAKPVIENDDDVIDI, from the coding sequence ATGGATTTTAAGCAAATGCTCAAAAGTTGGGTCGTCGTAGCATTCGGCGTCCTGATTGCATCAAATACGGCCTCAGGGATACACTATGACAGTCGTGAAGCGCTGATCATCGTCGTGATCCTGCTCAGCGCGTGTAATGTCTTTATTAAGCCATTGCTCATGCTCTTCTCGTTGCCGTTCATTATTTTGACTTTCGGGATCGGGATATGGGTGATTAACGCTTTGCTCTTCCTATTTGTCGCAGCGCTCGTTAGCGGGTTTCACGTCGACAGTTTCGGTAGTGCGCTTTGGGGCGCATTGGTCGTCAGCATCACTAGTGGTATGGCGACGTTGCTCTTTGGTAGTCCAAATCAACGCCGTCGCGTGAATATAAACGTGGGGCGCGTCGGGCCTACGCCTACGCAGAACGCTGGTGCGCAGCCTCGCGGTCGAGCCGAGCCACGTCGGGCTAAGCCAGTCATCGAGAATGATGACGATGTCATCGACATTTAG
- the lpdA gene encoding dihydrolipoyl dehydrogenase, whose protein sequence is MSTNSKYDLVVIGGGPAGYAAAIRAGQLGKKVACVEQERPGGTCLNWGCIPSKALLKSAELFNKINHCEDFGITVKGASYDFTKIIQRSRGVSSTMAKGIEFLFKKNKVDYIKGVGTITVPGMVEVTDGPDKGKILVTDKTLIATGCKPRQLPDLEVDGERIMTSRQALEMKTQPKSIVIVGAGAIGAEFAYFLNAFGTKVTLVEMLDQVLPVEDHEVAAVVEKEFKKSGIDCRTSTAVQNIKVAKNNVKMDLVKGDKTESITVDAVLIAIGVVANTAGLLSPRTKLAQDRGYITVDANYESSVKGIYAAGDIIGPPWLAHVATYEAIQAVQGMFGHGQAKQVTDFPGCTYCIPQVASIGKTEKKLKEEGVKYKVGKFPFMASGKAVASGAPEGFVKLLVCEEYGEILGAHIVGGDATEMIGEYCLGKKLEATAEEIHNTIHAHPTLSEATMEAAAAVFGEAIHI, encoded by the coding sequence ATGTCAACTAACTCAAAATACGATCTCGTAGTGATCGGCGGTGGCCCCGCTGGTTACGCGGCAGCCATTCGCGCGGGGCAACTCGGTAAAAAAGTCGCCTGTGTTGAGCAGGAGCGCCCAGGTGGCACTTGCTTGAATTGGGGATGCATCCCGTCCAAGGCATTGCTGAAAAGCGCCGAACTCTTTAATAAGATCAATCATTGTGAAGACTTCGGTATCACAGTGAAGGGTGCTTCGTATGACTTTACTAAGATCATTCAGCGCTCTCGTGGAGTCTCCTCTACGATGGCGAAAGGCATCGAGTTCCTCTTCAAGAAGAACAAGGTCGATTACATCAAGGGTGTCGGCACGATTACTGTCCCAGGAATGGTCGAAGTCACTGACGGGCCGGATAAGGGTAAGATCCTTGTCACTGATAAGACGCTCATCGCGACTGGCTGTAAGCCACGCCAACTGCCTGATCTCGAAGTCGATGGCGAACGCATCATGACCTCCCGCCAAGCGCTGGAGATGAAGACACAGCCGAAGTCCATCGTGATCGTTGGCGCAGGTGCGATCGGTGCTGAGTTTGCGTATTTCCTCAATGCGTTCGGCACGAAGGTTACATTGGTCGAGATGCTCGATCAAGTGCTTCCAGTCGAAGACCACGAAGTCGCTGCAGTGGTTGAAAAAGAGTTTAAGAAGTCGGGCATCGATTGCCGCACTTCCACCGCGGTGCAAAACATCAAGGTTGCGAAAAACAACGTAAAGATGGATCTCGTTAAGGGAGACAAGACTGAGTCCATCACTGTAGATGCGGTGTTGATCGCGATTGGTGTCGTGGCGAATACGGCTGGTCTGCTTTCTCCGCGCACTAAGCTCGCGCAAGATCGCGGCTACATTACAGTCGATGCCAACTACGAATCATCCGTCAAGGGCATCTACGCTGCGGGCGACATCATCGGGCCGCCTTGGCTCGCGCACGTTGCGACTTATGAAGCGATCCAAGCGGTGCAAGGTATGTTCGGTCATGGTCAAGCAAAGCAGGTCACTGATTTCCCAGGTTGCACGTATTGCATTCCTCAAGTCGCTTCGATTGGTAAGACTGAGAAAAAGCTTAAGGAAGAAGGCGTTAAATATAAGGTCGGAAAATTTCCATTCATGGCATCCGGTAAGGCTGTTGCTTCTGGTGCACCTGAAGGCTTCGTGAAATTGCTTGTCTGTGAAGAGTATGGCGAAATCCTCGGCGCACACATCGTCGGTGGCGATGCGACTGAGATGATCGGTGAATACTGCCTCGGTAAGAAGCTTGAGGCGACTGCCGAAGAGATTCACAACACGATCCACGCACACCCGACGCTCAGTGAAGCGACGATGGAAGCCGCAGCAGCCGTCTTCGGCGAAGCGATCCACATTTAG
- a CDS encoding ABC transporter permease subunit — MIKQRREAAASSVASKSLGQDAWDRLKHNRMAQIGGTIFICITLLCLIGPSLSSYSFDQQDLAYGAQGPSAEHWFGTDDLGRDLMVRIFTGGQISIGVGFAATLIALIIGVSYGAFAGYRGGATEAAMMRFVDAVYALPFTMMVIILTVTFDKKSIFLIFMAIGAVEWLTMARIVRGQTRALRKQTFVDAAIVSGAKQSHILLRHILPNLLGPVIVYTTLTIPAVILLESVLSFLGLGVQPPMSSWGILISDGAEKIDIYPWMLFFPALFFSLTIFSLNFIGDGLRDALDPKESK; from the coding sequence ATGATTAAGCAACGACGCGAAGCAGCGGCGAGCTCAGTCGCCTCGAAATCCTTAGGCCAAGACGCATGGGATCGGCTCAAGCATAACCGCATGGCACAGATTGGTGGCACGATCTTCATCTGTATCACACTACTCTGCTTAATCGGCCCGTCACTGAGTAGCTATAGTTTCGACCAGCAAGACCTCGCCTATGGCGCGCAAGGCCCGTCGGCCGAGCACTGGTTCGGCACAGACGACCTCGGCCGCGATCTGATGGTGCGCATTTTCACTGGCGGTCAAATCTCCATCGGTGTCGGCTTCGCCGCGACGCTCATCGCACTCATCATCGGGGTCAGCTACGGAGCATTCGCGGGCTACCGCGGCGGTGCGACTGAAGCCGCTATGATGCGCTTTGTCGATGCCGTCTATGCGCTCCCATTTACGATGATGGTCATTATCCTGACCGTCACCTTCGACAAAAAGAGCATCTTTCTCATTTTCATGGCCATTGGTGCGGTCGAATGGTTAACGATGGCTCGTATCGTGCGTGGTCAAACACGCGCACTACGCAAACAAACCTTTGTCGACGCAGCCATCGTCAGTGGCGCCAAGCAAAGCCATATTCTGTTGCGACACATCCTGCCCAACCTACTCGGCCCCGTAATCGTCTATACCACGTTGACGATTCCCGCAGTCATCCTCCTTGAGTCAGTCCTCAGTTTCCTCGGGCTCGGCGTGCAACCTCCAATGAGTTCATGGGGCATCCTCATCAGTGATGGTGCTGAAAAAATCGACATCTACCCGTGGATGCTTTTCTTCCCAGCGCTCTTTTTCTCACTCACGATCTTCTCGCTCAACTTCATCGGCGATGGGCTGCGCGACGCGCTCGACCCCAAAGAGTCAAAGTAG
- a CDS encoding ABC transporter permease, whose product MLTLIARRLLQAIPTLWVVATVTFVLLRFAPGGPFDDEKKLPPEIKEQIEAHYGLNQPLYQQYYHFFVNLFKGDLGPSYKYPGWDVQEIIAQSFPVSLELGLWALLIALALGIPIGTIAALKHNKPAETGLMGVAMIGICLPSFVIGPILLMVFSLHLGWFNPLGWSYASDRVLPAVTLGLFYAAYIARLSRSGMLDVMKHDYIRTARAKGLKEGAVVMRHALRTALYPVVAYMGPAAAGLISGSFVVETIFFIPGLGPFFVNAALNRDYTMVMGTVLFYATLIIGFNLLVDIIQMWLNPRTRND is encoded by the coding sequence GTGCTCACCCTCATCGCCAGACGTTTACTCCAAGCCATCCCCACATTGTGGGTCGTGGCCACAGTCACGTTTGTGCTCTTGCGCTTCGCGCCAGGTGGCCCCTTTGACGACGAGAAAAAACTGCCGCCTGAGATTAAAGAACAGATCGAAGCGCACTACGGACTGAACCAACCGCTTTACCAGCAATACTACCATTTCTTCGTCAATCTATTCAAAGGCGACCTCGGCCCCTCCTACAAATACCCAGGTTGGGATGTGCAAGAGATCATTGCACAATCCTTCCCGGTTTCATTGGAACTCGGGCTCTGGGCGCTGCTCATCGCATTGGCACTTGGCATCCCCATCGGCACCATCGCAGCGCTCAAACATAACAAGCCCGCCGAAACCGGACTGATGGGCGTCGCAATGATTGGCATTTGCCTGCCGTCCTTTGTCATCGGCCCGATCCTGCTGATGGTCTTCAGCCTTCACTTAGGTTGGTTCAATCCACTGGGCTGGAGCTATGCCAGCGACCGCGTGCTGCCTGCAGTTACACTCGGCCTATTCTATGCCGCCTACATCGCACGCCTCTCACGCAGCGGCATGCTCGATGTCATGAAGCACGACTACATCCGCACCGCGCGCGCCAAAGGACTGAAAGAGGGAGCGGTCGTCATGCGGCACGCACTGCGCACTGCGTTGTATCCGGTTGTTGCATACATGGGGCCAGCGGCTGCCGGGTTGATTAGCGGATCTTTTGTGGTCGAAACGATTTTCTTCATTCCCGGCCTCGGGCCGTTTTTCGTCAATGCCGCGCTCAATCGTGATTATACCATGGTCATGGGCACGGTGCTTTTCTACGCGACCTTGATCATCGGCTTCAACTTGCTCGTCGACATCATCCAAATGTGGCTCAACCCAAGGACACGTAATGATTAA
- a CDS encoding peptide ABC transporter substrate-binding protein: MVFSKIQRICALLLSISLLGLFAGCARKTTNIEAGNRDQELFIGLGTEPSALDPHITTGLTEYSVMVAFLEGLTTLNAKTMAPEPGAAQSWKVSEDGLTYTFKLDPNGRWSNGEPVTAQDFLFSFERILTPLLGAPYAYMLYPMRGAEAFNTGELTDFSEVGAHAPDANTLVIELSTPTPYFLSLLAHNTWWPVHPPTILKHGSMTDRISKWTKAGNFVGNGPFQLTSWKLNNEIYATRNPHYRDPASVQLNGIHFLPINPQAEERSFRKGHLHVSSTVPIHRLDWYREHQPDSLRFDTTLGVYYYMLNTAHGALADVRVRKALAYSINREKITEHILRAGQQPAYHFTPPNTGGYNAEARLPYDPELARQLLAEAGFPEGKGFPKFELLYNTSESHRALAVAIQQMWKSELGIEIELHNQEWKAYLSTREAGEFDILRASWFGDYDDPNTFLSLGETENGNNHTNWSSAEYDRLITLAAHTPDIEARKAIFQKAEALLLDEMPVIPLYFYVTSRLIAPSVQGWYPSLLDNHPYQAISLNVEHPTSNAQPQN; the protein is encoded by the coding sequence ATGGTCTTCTCGAAAATTCAGCGAATTTGCGCACTACTACTCAGCATCAGCCTGCTCGGACTGTTCGCTGGTTGCGCACGCAAAACGACCAATATTGAGGCGGGGAACCGAGACCAAGAACTCTTCATTGGCCTAGGCACCGAACCCTCGGCGCTCGACCCACACATTACCACAGGGCTCACGGAATACTCGGTGATGGTCGCCTTCTTAGAAGGCCTCACCACATTGAATGCCAAGACGATGGCTCCGGAACCTGGCGCCGCACAATCGTGGAAAGTTTCCGAAGACGGCCTCACCTATACTTTTAAGCTCGACCCGAATGGGCGCTGGTCCAACGGCGAGCCAGTGACTGCTCAAGACTTCCTATTCTCTTTCGAGCGTATCCTCACCCCACTGCTCGGCGCACCCTATGCGTATATGCTCTACCCGATGCGCGGAGCCGAGGCGTTTAATACAGGCGAGCTCACCGACTTCTCAGAGGTCGGCGCACACGCACCAGACGCCAATACGCTCGTGATCGAGCTATCAACACCGACCCCCTACTTCCTCAGCTTGCTCGCACATAACACATGGTGGCCCGTGCATCCGCCAACGATTCTGAAGCATGGCTCGATGACCGACCGTATCTCCAAATGGACCAAGGCAGGAAACTTCGTCGGCAACGGTCCCTTTCAGCTCACCAGCTGGAAACTCAACAACGAGATCTACGCCACCCGCAACCCACACTACCGCGATCCAGCGAGTGTGCAGCTCAATGGTATTCATTTCCTACCGATCAATCCCCAAGCCGAAGAACGCTCCTTCCGCAAAGGACATCTCCACGTTTCCAGCACCGTGCCGATTCATCGACTCGATTGGTATCGCGAGCATCAACCAGACAGCCTGCGCTTCGATACCACGCTTGGCGTCTACTACTACATGCTCAATACCGCGCATGGCGCACTCGCTGATGTCCGTGTGCGCAAAGCCCTCGCCTACAGCATCAATCGCGAGAAAATCACCGAACACATTTTGCGCGCGGGCCAACAACCAGCCTACCACTTCACCCCGCCCAACACCGGTGGCTACAATGCCGAAGCGCGACTGCCCTACGATCCCGAACTCGCGCGACAACTGCTCGCCGAAGCAGGCTTTCCCGAAGGCAAAGGTTTCCCGAAGTTCGAACTACTCTACAACACCAGCGAATCCCACCGCGCACTCGCCGTCGCCATTCAACAAATGTGGAAAAGCGAGTTGGGCATCGAGATCGAGCTACACAACCAAGAATGGAAGGCCTACCTCTCTACTCGCGAGGCAGGCGAATTCGACATTTTACGTGCCTCATGGTTTGGCGATTACGACGACCCCAACACCTTCCTCAGCCTAGGCGAAACCGAGAACGGCAACAACCACACGAACTGGAGTAGCGCCGAATATGACCGCCTGATTACTCTAGCCGCTCACACACCAGATATCGAAGCGCGCAAAGCGATATTCCAAAAAGCCGAAGCACTGCTGCTCGATGAAATGCCAGTCATCCCGCTCTACTTTTACGTCACCAGCCGCTTGATCGCACCCTCCGTGCAAGGCTGGTATCCTAGCCTACTCGACAACCATCCCTACCAAGCGATCTCGTTGAACGTCGAACATCCAACGTCGAACGCTCAACCTCAGAATTAA
- the cls gene encoding cardiolipin synthase, protein MITVTLMWAWLNEQLIIPLTSWLGGALAFFVANATTVVGFILALLIIRRVLTEKRNPSNFFAWFFLVLFFPLVGVPLYFMFGGRKSRKSSRIKREIAEAARALTDELHAQRPRPHDMLAYEGGNTVTTGNHFKLLPDGETAFHRICAEIEKAEHTIHIATYILSRDATGNTIVDLLAKRAAEGITVRLLLDSLGSWNQTRAARYKIRKAGGHVAMFMPVLPIQTQISSNLRNHRKIAIFDNYRAITGGQNLDMRFMGATPTPERFTDFSVVTQGPAVAHLTRTFLADWAFAAKESPTKHRKILCHVPEEAGDSTIEVIASGPDVPNDPLWEQIIRIIQEFKQNLTIITPYFIPDEVLFQSLIVKAHTGRYIRLVLPLQSNHSIADIARHHYLRKLNQAGVEILFYTPRMLHGKVILADGRVGLVGSANIDMRSLFVNFEIALLHYTPQDIQKLEQWAQGIIEDSITYAEATADKQLMPAKFTESLVHLLVPLL, encoded by the coding sequence TTGATTACAGTAACGCTTATGTGGGCATGGCTCAATGAACAGCTAATCATCCCCCTCACCTCTTGGTTGGGCGGAGCGTTGGCGTTTTTCGTAGCAAATGCCACAACTGTGGTGGGTTTCATCCTCGCCTTACTCATCATCCGCCGCGTGCTGACGGAGAAACGTAACCCCAGCAACTTCTTCGCGTGGTTCTTTCTCGTCCTGTTTTTCCCGCTCGTGGGCGTGCCGCTCTATTTTATGTTCGGCGGACGTAAAAGCCGTAAATCATCGCGTATTAAACGCGAAATCGCCGAAGCCGCGCGGGCTCTAACCGACGAGTTACACGCCCAGCGACCACGACCACATGACATGCTCGCCTACGAAGGCGGCAACACAGTGACCACAGGTAACCATTTCAAACTATTGCCCGACGGCGAGACTGCCTTTCACCGAATCTGCGCGGAAATTGAGAAGGCCGAGCACACCATCCATATCGCCACCTACATCTTGAGCCGCGATGCCACGGGGAATACAATCGTCGATCTCCTAGCAAAACGCGCCGCCGAGGGCATCACTGTGCGCCTCCTGCTCGACTCGCTCGGCAGCTGGAATCAGACCCGCGCCGCACGTTACAAAATACGCAAGGCTGGCGGCCACGTAGCGATGTTCATGCCTGTGCTGCCGATCCAGACGCAGATTTCCTCGAATCTCCGTAATCATCGCAAGATCGCCATATTCGACAACTACCGAGCCATCACTGGTGGCCAAAACCTCGACATGCGCTTTATGGGAGCAACGCCGACGCCCGAGCGCTTCACCGATTTCAGCGTAGTGACCCAGGGGCCAGCGGTCGCCCACCTCACCCGCACCTTTCTGGCGGACTGGGCATTTGCCGCCAAAGAATCACCTACAAAACACAGAAAAATCCTCTGTCACGTCCCCGAGGAAGCCGGCGACAGCACCATCGAAGTCATCGCCAGTGGCCCGGACGTCCCGAACGACCCACTCTGGGAGCAAATCATCCGTATCATCCAAGAGTTCAAGCAGAACCTGACGATCATCACGCCCTACTTCATTCCCGATGAAGTGCTCTTTCAATCGCTCATCGTGAAAGCACACACAGGACGCTATATTCGCCTCGTGCTACCACTGCAGTCGAACCATTCCATTGCCGACATCGCACGCCACCACTACCTGCGCAAGTTGAACCAAGCGGGCGTCGAGATCCTCTTCTACACGCCGCGCATGCTGCATGGTAAAGTCATCTTAGCCGACGGCAGAGTCGGCCTCGTCGGTTCCGCCAATATCGACATGCGCTCGCTATTCGTAAATTTCGAGATCGCGCTGCTACACTACACTCCACAGGACATTCAAAAGCTGGAGCAATGGGCGCAGGGGATCATCGAAGACAGCATCACCTACGCAGAGGCCACCGCCGACAAACAGCTGATGCCTGCGAAGTTCACCGAAAGCCTCGTGCACCTGCTCGTCCCGCTGCTGTAA
- a CDS encoding endonuclease/exonuclease/phosphatase family protein: MSPRSLRILTLNIAHGRGLSTYQGFHGARGIERNLMRIARLLKREGADIVAMQEVDEDSHWNKRIHLLDFLKAEVGYEHSHLGVHNRRGGRLPLAYGNGVLSRFPIEHADHRAFGTAELGEKGFLYTEHTLPHGHLPIVNLHLDYKSRLRRLEQIERLILFLEERHAQRGGETYLSPIVCGDFNSRSGKPNDAVAHLFNYLEERCAYQLYPIKGRTFPSLMPIHGLDFILVPPSYKVRHCEILRSYVSDHCPVLVDLEIPD, encoded by the coding sequence ATGTCACCTCGTTCGCTCCGCATCCTTACGCTCAATATAGCGCATGGGCGTGGGCTTTCGACGTATCAGGGCTTTCATGGTGCACGGGGAATCGAGCGTAATCTCATGCGTATCGCTCGATTGCTCAAGCGCGAGGGGGCAGATATCGTGGCAATGCAGGAGGTCGATGAAGACTCGCATTGGAACAAGCGTATCCATCTGCTCGATTTCTTAAAAGCCGAGGTAGGCTATGAGCACAGTCATCTCGGCGTGCATAATCGTCGAGGTGGCCGTTTGCCGCTGGCTTATGGCAATGGTGTGTTATCGCGCTTCCCTATAGAGCATGCCGATCATCGAGCCTTTGGCACCGCAGAGCTCGGCGAGAAAGGCTTTCTCTACACTGAGCACACCCTGCCGCACGGGCATCTGCCAATCGTCAATCTGCATCTCGACTATAAATCACGACTGCGCCGGCTTGAGCAAATCGAGCGGCTCATCCTATTTTTAGAAGAGCGCCATGCCCAACGGGGCGGCGAGACGTATCTATCGCCGATCGTCTGCGGCGATTTCAATAGCCGGTCTGGCAAACCCAACGACGCCGTTGCGCATTTATTTAATTATTTGGAAGAGCGCTGCGCCTATCAGCTCTATCCGATCAAAGGCCGCACCTTTCCCTCGCTCATGCCCATTCACGGCTTGGACTTCATTCTCGTGCCACCCAGCTATAAGGTGCGGCATTGCGAGATCCTCCGCTCCTATGTGAGCGACCATTGCCCCGTCCTTGTTGATCTGGAGATTCCCGACTAA